From the Hallerella porci genome, one window contains:
- a CDS encoding 30S ribosomal protein S1 — MSQKLKFGTDADLQEILAAEQELGAINTDAGAEAYAGMEGLEAGKVVTGKISQVNDQEVLVDVNFKSEGVISRNEFKDDEVPEVGSEIEVYIEKLEDEDGRLVLSKQKADFVRVWERIHQAFENNEIVKGTLTKRIKGGVVVDLFGIDAFLPGSQIDLRQIPDINALIGQEFELKVIKVNKARRNIVVSRRVVLEEQRNSQRDKVLENLEKGQVRKGIVKNITDFGAFIDLGGVDGLLHITDMSYKRISHPSEVVKLGDEVEVMVLDFNDKKERISLGMKQLRPHPWKDIAARYPEGMVVKGKVVSITDYGAFVELEDGIEGLIHVSEMSWTQHVKHPSKILAVGQEVEAVVLKVEEEQERISLGLKQLEEDPWEQIDKELPPGARVVGEIRNLASFGAFVEIKDGVDGLIHVSDMSWTKKINHPSEMVKKGDKVECVVLAVDKEKRRISLSMKHLTEDPWDSVETTYPVNSEVTGKIVRLLDRGVVVELPNGLEGFIPVSKLTAEYIKVPADAFKVGDEVPAAVTEIDQTNRKIYLSVVDYFKNRESAELKAWMESHKPGENGTTIGESVKKSKKSEEESK; from the coding sequence ATGTCTCAAAAACTCAAATTCGGTACTGACGCAGACCTCCAAGAAATCCTCGCTGCAGAACAGGAACTCGGTGCAATTAACACTGACGCTGGTGCAGAAGCTTATGCTGGCATGGAAGGCCTCGAAGCAGGCAAGGTCGTCACCGGTAAGATTAGCCAGGTCAACGATCAAGAAGTTCTCGTCGATGTGAACTTCAAGTCCGAAGGCGTCATTTCCCGCAATGAATTTAAAGACGACGAAGTTCCGGAAGTTGGTTCCGAAATCGAAGTTTACATTGAAAAGCTCGAAGACGAAGACGGCCGTCTCGTTCTCTCGAAGCAGAAGGCTGACTTTGTCCGCGTTTGGGAACGTATTCATCAAGCATTTGAAAACAACGAAATCGTTAAGGGCACACTCACGAAGCGCATTAAGGGCGGCGTGGTCGTCGATCTCTTCGGTATCGATGCGTTCCTCCCGGGTTCTCAAATTGATCTCCGTCAAATTCCGGATATCAACGCCCTCATCGGTCAAGAATTCGAACTCAAGGTTATCAAGGTTAACAAGGCTCGTCGTAACATCGTCGTGTCTCGTCGCGTCGTCCTCGAAGAACAACGCAACAGCCAACGCGATAAGGTTCTCGAAAACCTCGAAAAGGGTCAAGTCCGCAAGGGTATCGTTAAGAACATCACCGACTTCGGTGCATTCATTGACCTCGGCGGCGTAGATGGCCTCCTCCACATCACCGATATGAGCTACAAGCGCATCAGCCATCCGTCTGAAGTGGTGAAGCTCGGCGACGAAGTGGAAGTCATGGTTCTCGACTTCAACGACAAGAAGGAACGTATTTCTCTTGGCATGAAGCAGCTCCGTCCGCATCCTTGGAAAGACATCGCTGCCCGTTATCCGGAAGGCATGGTCGTCAAGGGTAAAGTTGTTTCCATCACCGATTACGGTGCATTTGTGGAACTCGAAGACGGTATCGAAGGCCTCATTCACGTTTCCGAAATGTCTTGGACTCAGCATGTGAAGCACCCGTCCAAAATCCTCGCCGTTGGCCAGGAAGTGGAAGCGGTTGTTCTCAAGGTCGAAGAAGAACAAGAACGCATTTCTCTCGGCTTGAAGCAGCTCGAAGAAGATCCGTGGGAACAGATTGATAAGGAACTTCCGCCGGGCGCACGCGTTGTCGGTGAAATCCGCAACCTCGCATCCTTCGGTGCATTCGTGGAAATCAAGGACGGCGTTGACGGCCTCATCCACGTTTCGGATATGTCTTGGACGAAGAAGATCAATCACCCGTCTGAAATGGTGAAGAAGGGTGACAAGGTCGAATGCGTCGTGCTCGCTGTCGATAAAGAAAAGCGTCGCATTTCTCTCTCCATGAAGCACCTCACCGAAGATCCGTGGGATAGCGTTGAAACGACTTATCCGGTGAACTCTGAAGTGACTGGTAAGATTGTTCGCTTGCTCGACCGCGGCGTTGTCGTGGAACTCCCGAATGGTCTCGAAGGCTTCATTCCGGTTTCGAAGCTTACTGCGGAATACATCAAGGTTCCGGCAGATGCTTTCAAGGTCGGCGACGAAGTTCCGGCTGCTGTCACTGAAATTGATCAGACCAACCGCAAGATTTACCTCTCTGTGGTGGACTACTTCAAGAACCGTGAATCGGCAGAACTCAAGGCTTGGATGGAATCTCACAAGCCGGGCGAAAACGGAACCACTATCGGTGAATCCGTGAAAAAGTCCAAGAAGTCTGAAGAAGAATCCAAGTAA
- the cmk gene encoding (d)CMP kinase, whose amino-acid sequence MNTKKSHIIVAIDGPSGTGKSTTAKIVAKDLGLTYLDTGAMYRAITFAALEKGIAPENSSGIDQLLRSTRIRFDDQNQIVINGINREKEIRGKQVSEAVSPYSAIPAVRKTLTEWQREIASERSCILDGRDIGTVVFPHADFKFFLVTDLKVRAQRRFLECQEKGIAMTLEEIEKNLAERDRIDSCRATAPLKKADDAFEIDTTQLSIQQQVKIIEDRVGVVA is encoded by the coding sequence TTGAATACGAAAAAATCCCATATCATTGTTGCGATTGACGGTCCGAGCGGAACGGGTAAAAGCACCACCGCAAAGATCGTCGCCAAAGATCTCGGTCTCACTTATCTCGATACCGGGGCGATGTATCGCGCAATTACATTTGCGGCTTTGGAAAAAGGAATTGCTCCCGAAAATTCTTCGGGAATTGACCAGCTTCTTCGGTCAACTCGCATCCGTTTTGATGATCAAAATCAAATTGTGATAAACGGCATTAACCGTGAAAAAGAAATCCGCGGCAAGCAAGTCTCGGAAGCGGTTAGCCCTTATAGCGCAATTCCCGCCGTGCGTAAAACTTTGACAGAATGGCAGCGCGAAATCGCAAGCGAACGCAGTTGCATTCTCGATGGCCGCGATATTGGAACAGTCGTATTTCCGCACGCCGATTTTAAATTCTTCCTCGTGACCGATCTCAAAGTCCGCGCGCAACGCCGCTTTTTGGAATGCCAAGAAAAAGGCATTGCGATGACTTTAGAAGAAATCGAAAAGAATCTCGCCGAACGTGACCGAATCGATTCGTGTCGCGCAACGGCTCCGCTCAAAAAAGCGGATGATGCATTTGAAATTGACACTACACAACTCTCAATACAACAACAGGTAAAGATCATCGAAGACCGCGTAGGTGTAGTGGCGTAG
- a CDS encoding TraB/GumN family protein — protein MSENTDICRIQRGDQEFILVGTAHISKESRDLVAQAIEEEHPDTVCVELDDGRLKSLEDPDRWKKTDLKKIIREHQLGTLIANLVLGSYQKRMGLSTGVRPGAELYGAVLAARSASIPVVLADRDIKVTLKRTWSCTPWFRKFSLIASLFSSLFDKTEVSEEELKRIREQDSLSSMMQEFGKTFPEVKSVLIDERDQYLASRIRNAPGKKILAVVGAGHVAGIKKIIEENLPLPAEEKLCEIKPSSPIFKILGWTITAAIIASIIGVGIHSGLDKAGEVTLNWFLYTGGGAMLGAIIAGAHPFAILTALVAAPFTGLTPLIGVGFFVALVQAYMRPPRVSEFETVTEDIWKVSRWWKNRVTRIILCFLLPGFPAIIGKIIALVGIYKAF, from the coding sequence ATGAGTGAAAATACAGACATTTGCCGAATTCAACGCGGAGATCAAGAATTTATTTTAGTGGGCACTGCTCACATTTCGAAGGAATCGCGGGATTTAGTCGCCCAAGCGATTGAAGAAGAACATCCCGATACCGTCTGCGTCGAATTGGACGATGGTCGTCTGAAATCGTTAGAAGATCCCGATCGTTGGAAGAAAACCGACCTCAAAAAAATTATCCGCGAACATCAACTCGGAACACTCATCGCCAATCTCGTTTTGGGCTCTTATCAAAAGCGAATGGGCCTTTCGACCGGTGTGCGTCCCGGCGCAGAACTTTACGGCGCAGTTCTTGCAGCGCGCTCTGCGTCAATTCCCGTCGTCCTCGCCGACCGCGACATCAAAGTCACTCTAAAACGGACTTGGAGTTGCACGCCTTGGTTCCGAAAATTTTCTCTCATCGCATCGCTTTTTTCGAGCCTTTTTGACAAGACCGAAGTCAGCGAAGAAGAATTGAAACGCATCCGCGAACAAGATTCATTGTCATCGATGATGCAAGAATTTGGGAAAACTTTCCCCGAAGTCAAATCGGTTTTAATTGACGAGCGCGATCAATATCTCGCCAGTCGAATTCGCAATGCTCCGGGCAAAAAAATTCTCGCCGTCGTCGGCGCAGGTCATGTCGCAGGCATCAAAAAAATTATTGAAGAAAATTTACCGCTTCCCGCCGAAGAAAAATTGTGCGAAATCAAACCGTCTTCGCCGATTTTTAAAATCCTCGGTTGGACAATTACCGCAGCGATTATCGCTTCGATTATCGGCGTCGGCATCCATTCGGGTTTGGATAAAGCGGGCGAAGTCACTCTCAACTGGTTTTTATATACAGGCGGCGGAGCAATGCTCGGAGCCATTATCGCAGGCGCACATCCGTTCGCAATTTTAACCGCACTTGTCGCCGCTCCATTTACAGGGCTTACGCCTCTCATCGGCGTTGGATTTTTCGTCGCCCTTGTGCAAGCGTATATGCGACCGCCACGCGTTTCGGAATTTGAAACCGTGACCGAAGATATTTGGAAAGTTTCTCGTTGGTGGAAAAATCGCGTCACACGAATCATTCTCTGCTTTTTACTTCCCGGCTTCCCCGCTATCATCGGCAAAATCATCGCCCTCGTGGGAATTTATAAAGCATTCTAA
- a CDS encoding GIY-YIG nuclease family protein codes for MPHYVYMLECKGGRIYTGYATDVQKRFETHCAGKGAKFTRAFPPEKILKVFELKTKHDALRLEALIKQKSPAEKRKIVEGKDDFSLTDNLQREI; via the coding sequence ATGCCACATTACGTTTATATGTTAGAATGCAAAGGCGGGCGAATTTATACCGGCTACGCAACGGATGTGCAAAAACGTTTTGAAACGCATTGCGCGGGCAAAGGCGCAAAATTTACACGCGCTTTTCCTCCAGAAAAAATTCTCAAAGTTTTTGAACTTAAAACCAAGCACGATGCTTTGCGTTTAGAAGCGCTCATCAAACAAAAAAGCCCCGCTGAAAAAAGAAAAATCGTCGAAGGCAAAGACGATTTTTCATTAACAGATAATTTGCAAAGAGAAATTTAG